The genomic interval CGCTTGAAGCGCAGCTCGAACGCCTTGTCTTTTGGTCGAACCCCGAATGGTCTTAAAGCCAAATCGCGAAACGATGACATTTTGGATCTCGCCATCGCGTGATAATGAGATCATTGCAAGGAGATTCTTACCACGTAACTGATTGGCTGGTACAAACGTTCGTCCATGCCAACTTACCAAAACTGCACCCTGGCCGTTATCAAAGCGTTCTTGAATGACGCCCCAATTCTCAACCCGAATACGGAGGGTTTTACCCACTAATCGAGCCACAGACCAGACGATTGTGCCCAATACCTTCGGGCGCGCTTTTTGCCACCAATTCTTAAACATAAGTTTTTATTAATGAGAAAATTGATCCGCCGCGATGAAAACCCATTTAAAATAAAGATAGACCATCACAATGACCAAAACTCCTGAGAGGATGAGAAACGAAAGACAGCTAAGAGACCCGATTCCCGCCTTCGCTCGTTTTGTCTGAGACTCATATTCACTCTGAAAGACATTCGCCAATCGTTCCAACGCCGGCACAATGTCACCGGTCTGCTGAGCGGTCATCATTAGGCCTGAATATTCATAAGGGATAATTCGGCTGGCTTCGAATGCCGCTGCGATACCTTGGCCTTGTTGAAGAACATTCCCTGCAATCTGAAGTTGTGATGAGATGACGTAACTGGGCACTGCATTCGCTGCAGCGCGCCAAGCAGTTTCAGGCGCAATTCCTGCTGATGAAAGCCGGCGCAGGTTCAATAGAAAGAAACGCAGCGACTCGCTATGAATGCGCCCTCGCCCCTTTCCACTCAAGTTAAAAGCCATTTGATGCCTCCAACTTAAAAACTGAGGCATACTCAAAGCGCGTCGTACGAGCCAAAAGATGATATAACCTCCAACAAATAAGGGAGTGATCTTATAGAGGCATACATCCCAATATGCCCGAAGCAATATCATCACGTTAGCTGAAATTGAGATCGCGGTAGGGCTTTCTGTCGGCGTAAGTTTGGAAGATTCTTTCAATATCACTGGGATTAAAGGGATGCCATAGACCAATGTAATAATCCCGTTCCAGGTAACCAACCGCGGAAGCCACCACAAACGCCTGTAGCTAATCGATTCTTGATAAAAATCCGCCAAATCACCGCAGGCAGCCGGCATATAGCCTCCGATTTCACCGGCTCTTATCGTGCCGACTGCATGGGGGCTGAAAATGTAAGGGTAGCGCGCCATCACCTGCGAAATCGATTCCCCTCGAAGCGCGCCATCATGAATCGCAATTACCGCTTTCTTCAAGAATTTTGTTCTGATGCGGTCGGCCATCGAACGCATCGCTTCCGTAGGAACAACACCTGCATTCAGAAGAGATTGCAGTTGAGAAAAGAACAAGAAGAGCATCTTATCATTAGATAATGGAGTCT from bacterium carries:
- a CDS encoding type II secretion system F family protein, with product MPMAFYHYQALDKNGREINGTIKASSPQEVEVRLKERGFTLRQLIQANQPNDQSTQPQSQAVSTDTTPHSEIVKTPLSNDKMLFLFFSQLQSLLNAGVVPTEAMRSMADRIRTKFLKKAVIAIHDGALRGESISQVMARYPYIFSPHAVGTIRAGEIGGYMPAACGDLADFYQESISYRRLWWLPRLVTWNGIITLVYGIPLIPVILKESSKLTPTESPTAISISANVMILLRAYWDVCLYKITPLFVGGYIIFWLVRRALSMPQFLSWRHQMAFNLSGKGRGRIHSESLRFFLLNLRRLSSAGIAPETAWRAAANAVPSYVISSQLQIAGNVLQQGQGIAAAFEASRIIPYEYSGLMMTAQQTGDIVPALERLANVFQSEYESQTKRAKAGIGSLSCLSFLILSGVLVIVMVYLYFKWVFIAADQFSH